The proteins below come from a single Methanolobus chelungpuianus genomic window:
- a CDS encoding secondary thiamine-phosphate synthase enzyme YjbQ, with product MVVFTGYLDFDTKGDTDIIDVTSPVTGIVASSGIKDGIVLVFAPGSTAAITTIEYEPGLVFDLREALERLVPGDMYYKHHERWHDGNGHSHIRASLIGQSRSFPVVNGDIMLGTWQQIIFIDLDNRPRSRRVLVQVCGETV from the coding sequence ATGGTAGTATTCACCGGTTATCTGGACTTTGATACAAAAGGTGACACTGATATCATAGATGTGACTTCCCCTGTCACAGGCATCGTTGCCTCATCCGGAATAAAGGATGGGATCGTGCTTGTCTTTGCACCGGGCTCCACAGCTGCGATCACTACCATTGAGTATGAGCCCGGTCTTGTCTTTGACCTGCGTGAGGCCTTGGAACGCCTGGTTCCCGGGGATATGTATTACAAGCATCATGAGAGATGGCACGACGGTAACGGACATTCCCACATACGTGCTTCACTGATTGGGCAGAGCAGGTCCTTCCCTGTTGTAAACGGGGATATCATGCTCGGTACGTGGCAGCAGATAATATTCATTGACCTGGACAATCGGCCGCGTTCAAGACGGGTGCTTGTCCAGGTATGCGGAGAAACAGTATAA
- a CDS encoding helix-turn-helix domain-containing protein, whose translation MIEKEMIEEILHNLKEINAKLDKIIQNGNTASLNEKVHSSDSLDVMMLLSLPDHLRTTATTLFEIGPATAEDIAEVTRKERAVESNYLNQLVRMEHVEKYREGRKVYFHINSKLC comes from the coding sequence ATGATTGAAAAAGAGATGATCGAGGAGATACTTCATAACCTTAAAGAGATAAATGCCAAACTGGATAAAATAATACAGAATGGAAACACGGCTTCCCTGAACGAGAAAGTACATTCGAGTGACTCACTGGACGTGATGATGCTTCTTTCCCTGCCTGACCACCTGCGTACTACAGCAACCACCCTCTTTGAGATAGGGCCGGCGACTGCAGAGGATATTGCAGAGGTGACCCGTAAGGAAAGGGCTGTTGAGAGCAATTACCTCAACCAGCTTGTCAGAATGGAACACGTCGAGAAGTACAGAGAAGGAAGAAAAGTATATTTCCATATCAACAGTAAGTTATGTTGA
- a CDS encoding DHHA1 domain-containing protein produces the protein MSETMLQMTQRARRCAEEIRKHKEVRLVSHIDADGISSAAITARAMERAGIEYEMLFVKQLDETIVSELADSNPELIIFTDLGSGQIEHISSYGLHAVIADHHRPQGDTELHLNPHLFGANGSFEISGSGTAFLLAEQLGNNRDLADLAIVGCIGDMQYRKFGKLVSLNREILEASPEIITAKTDISLFGKQTRPVYKMLQYSSDPYLPGLTGNEDACIEFLKRIGFRCAEEERWRRWIDLTDEERIKVTSSLLQYSVQNGLSSYSVNRLVGECYILLHEKEGTEMRDASEYATLLNATGRYMKAEIGMAVCMGDREEAYEDSKRLLNEHRKNLVDGLNFVKENGVIQLSHLQYFDAGSAIPETIVGIVAGMSHASSNRYLPIVAFADKEDGHKVSARGTQELVNRGLNLSDAISRACQEIGGAGGGHDIAAGATVPFGKKQEFIERLNELIAAQISSCA, from the coding sequence ATGTCTGAAACTATGCTACAGATGACTCAGCGTGCCAGAAGATGCGCAGAGGAGATAAGAAAACATAAAGAGGTCCGGCTTGTATCGCATATTGATGCAGACGGGATCAGTTCTGCCGCCATCACTGCCAGGGCAATGGAAAGGGCAGGGATAGAATACGAGATGCTTTTTGTGAAACAGCTGGATGAAACCATCGTCAGTGAACTGGCAGACAGCAACCCGGAACTTATCATATTCACGGACCTTGGCAGCGGGCAGATCGAGCATATCAGCAGCTATGGACTGCACGCGGTGATCGCGGACCACCACCGCCCCCAAGGAGATACCGAACTGCACCTTAATCCCCACCTCTTCGGGGCAAACGGGTCCTTTGAGATCAGCGGCTCAGGAACTGCTTTCCTGCTTGCGGAACAGCTCGGGAACAACAGGGACCTTGCAGACCTTGCCATCGTTGGGTGCATAGGAGATATGCAGTATCGCAAATTCGGGAAACTGGTGAGCCTCAACCGCGAGATACTTGAGGCTAGCCCTGAGATTATCACTGCAAAGACAGACATATCCCTTTTCGGTAAGCAGACAAGGCCGGTGTATAAGATGCTGCAGTATTCATCCGATCCCTACCTTCCCGGGCTTACAGGCAATGAGGACGCATGCATAGAGTTCCTTAAGAGGATAGGATTCCGCTGTGCTGAGGAAGAGCGGTGGCGCAGGTGGATAGACCTTACAGACGAGGAACGCATAAAGGTGACCTCGTCCCTTCTGCAGTATTCGGTGCAGAACGGCCTCTCGTCCTACAGCGTCAACAGGCTGGTCGGCGAGTGCTACATACTCCTGCACGAGAAAGAAGGAACAGAGATGAGGGATGCCAGTGAGTACGCCACCCTCCTGAATGCAACCGGACGCTACATGAAGGCAGAGATAGGAATGGCGGTTTGCATGGGTGACCGGGAGGAAGCATATGAGGATTCAAAGAGACTCCTGAACGAGCACCGCAAGAACCTTGTTGACGGGCTCAACTTCGTTAAAGAGAACGGGGTCATACAATTATCCCACCTCCAGTACTTTGATGCAGGCAGCGCCATACCCGAGACCATCGTAGGGATAGTTGCAGGCATGAGCCATGCATCCAGTAACCGTTACCTCCCGATCGTTGCCTTTGCGGATAAAGAGGACGGGCACAAGGTCTCAGCAAGAGGTACGCAGGAGCTTGTCAACAGGGGACTTAACCTTTCAGATGCCATAAGCAGGGCGTGCCAGGAAATCGGAGGCGCTGGAGGAGGGCATGACATTGCCGCAGGAGCAACGGTGCCTTTCGGTAAGAAGCAGGAGTTCATCGAGCGCCTGAATGAGCTGATAGCAGCGCAGATATCATCCTGTGCATAG
- a CDS encoding DUF1699 family protein, with the protein MKIRVVSSKDEINTLGPNEEIVHLAFRPSNTDIFSLVMKCPNVKALHIPSSYKRTISNSARMYLEMQGIDLLEGDVWGHRKDINEYSEVSQSVYDRIDQYRADGLSDDEIEDKMVRETRLSPDFVKFLVKQNN; encoded by the coding sequence ATGAAAATAAGAGTTGTAAGTTCAAAAGACGAAATTAATACCCTTGGACCAAATGAGGAAATAGTACACCTTGCATTCAGGCCTTCAAACACGGATATTTTCTCCCTTGTCATGAAATGCCCCAATGTAAAGGCATTGCACATCCCAAGCTCATACAAGAGGACGATCTCAAACTCAGCCAGGATGTACCTCGAAATGCAGGGAATCGACCTTCTTGAGGGCGATGTCTGGGGACACAGGAAGGACATCAACGAGTACTCCGAGGTTTCACAGAGCGTCTACGACCGTATTGACCAGTACAGGGCAGATGGTCTTTCAGATGATGAGATAGAGGATAAGATGGTCAGGGAAACAAGACTTAGCCCCGACTTTGTCAAGTTCCTTGTCAAGCAGAACAACTGA
- a CDS encoding ParA family protein translates to MAFTIAVHSAKGGTGKTSIAVNLAIAYALDGRKVCLLDMDLRGPSLRTFFDNGSSGVSFWVNDLLSGRKGINEVVMDTGAGLGMAGKVSVAYSKADISEIRELASKDRKWQSNALKNIIAGKKELIRSGTEVIILDTGPGVEYESINAVAASDLVLIVHSSTKACSECTEQLVNGVYKSLNKKCAIVDNMHHCSLDEDTLDGMRYGFPVIAAIPCICDIAKRSGEIFVLSDREHEFSRAICDIKDKLESIL, encoded by the coding sequence ATGGCGTTCACGATTGCAGTACACTCCGCAAAGGGCGGCACTGGGAAGACCAGTATCGCAGTAAACCTCGCCATAGCTTATGCTCTTGACGGCAGGAAAGTATGCCTGCTGGATATGGATCTAAGGGGACCGTCATTACGCACTTTTTTTGATAACGGTTCATCAGGAGTGTCTTTCTGGGTCAATGACCTGCTTTCAGGAAGGAAAGGAATAAACGAAGTGGTGATGGATACAGGGGCCGGTCTCGGGATGGCAGGAAAGGTCTCAGTGGCCTATTCCAAGGCAGACATATCCGAGATACGTGAGCTTGCAAGCAAAGACAGAAAATGGCAGTCCAATGCACTGAAAAATATAATCGCAGGCAAAAAGGAGCTTATCAGGAGTGGCACGGAAGTGATCATACTTGATACTGGCCCCGGCGTGGAATACGAGTCGATCAATGCCGTCGCAGCCTCCGATCTTGTCCTGATAGTGCACAGTTCTACGAAGGCCTGTTCCGAGTGCACCGAGCAGCTGGTCAACGGAGTATATAAGTCACTCAATAAGAAATGTGCAATAGTTGACAACATGCACCATTGTTCTCTTGACGAGGATACGCTTGATGGGATGCGCTACGGCTTTCCTGTGATCGCAGCAATACCCTGTATATGCGACATCGCAAAAAGGAGCGGCGAGATATTTGTACTTTCAGACCGTGAACACGAGTTCTCACGGGCTATCTGTGACATAAAGGATAAGCTGGAAAGTATCCTGTGA
- a CDS encoding tRNA uridine(34) 5-carboxymethylaminomethyl modification radical SAM/GNAT enzyme Elp3, translating into MTAEHSDFNKACRDILEMVISGEITDLRQLNQAKKKMAKSCRLASLPKNADIIMAGNEEEQRKVRDLLQRKPVRTISGVAVIAAMTSPAPCPHGICVPCPGGPDSQFNSPQSYMGREPSTMRAIQHDYDPYRIVTSRLEQLKEIGHEIKKAELIVMGGTFSARSIDYQEWYAKRCIEAMNDFYGTEWRGKVNAIGEACPYVTLEDVHRANETAEVRNTGITFETRPDWAKPGHIDRMLELGATKVEIGVQSTYDFVLSRMRRGHTVADSIEANRLLRDSGLKVGFHMMPGLPGMDEEREIRNFERLFSEPGFMPDYLKIYPTLVTEGTELHRIWEQGEYSPITDEEAAELLARIKSLIPKWVRLQRIQRDIPAPQILAGVRKSNVRQLAQDHLEQHGGRCHCIRCREVGHNMLRGKEPDSENIGITVESYGCCGGTEHFIAFEDTVQDILIGFMRLRFPNAPHREELVNAALGRELHVYGSMVSVGEKAGKCDWQHRGYGRELVARAEEIASDSGYSKLAILSGIGVRGYYRKLGYETDGVYMSRKLD; encoded by the coding sequence ATGACTGCGGAACATAGTGATTTTAATAAGGCGTGCCGGGACATCCTTGAGATGGTCATCAGCGGGGAGATCACGGACCTGCGCCAGCTGAACCAGGCAAAGAAGAAAATGGCGAAGAGCTGCAGGCTTGCCAGCCTTCCCAAGAATGCTGACATCATCATGGCAGGCAACGAGGAGGAACAGAGGAAAGTAAGGGATCTGCTGCAACGTAAGCCGGTGCGTACCATTTCCGGGGTTGCGGTCATCGCAGCCATGACATCCCCTGCCCCATGTCCTCACGGGATATGCGTACCCTGTCCGGGGGGACCTGATTCGCAGTTCAACTCTCCCCAGAGCTATATGGGCAGGGAGCCTTCCACTATGCGCGCCATCCAGCATGATTATGATCCTTACAGAATAGTAACATCCAGGCTTGAGCAGCTAAAGGAGATCGGGCACGAGATCAAGAAGGCCGAGCTTATAGTGATGGGAGGCACGTTCTCTGCAAGATCCATAGACTACCAGGAATGGTATGCAAAGCGATGTATCGAGGCAATGAACGATTTTTATGGCACTGAGTGGCGCGGGAAGGTAAACGCTATCGGAGAGGCCTGTCCTTACGTGACCCTGGAAGATGTGCACAGGGCTAACGAGACTGCCGAGGTAAGGAACACGGGAATCACTTTTGAGACCAGGCCCGACTGGGCAAAGCCTGGACATATCGACAGGATGCTTGAGCTTGGGGCCACAAAGGTAGAGATAGGCGTACAGAGCACCTATGACTTCGTACTCTCCCGGATGCGCAGGGGGCATACTGTTGCAGACAGCATTGAGGCCAACAGGCTGCTCAGGGACAGCGGCCTGAAGGTGGGTTTCCATATGATGCCAGGACTTCCGGGAATGGATGAAGAGAGGGAGATCAGGAACTTCGAGAGGCTTTTCTCTGAGCCGGGGTTCATGCCTGACTATCTCAAAATATACCCTACGCTTGTCACAGAAGGCACGGAACTGCACAGAATATGGGAGCAAGGTGAATATAGCCCCATTACCGATGAGGAGGCTGCAGAGCTTCTGGCCCGTATCAAGTCGCTCATACCCAAATGGGTGCGCCTGCAGCGTATCCAGAGGGACATACCGGCCCCCCAGATACTGGCCGGGGTCCGTAAAAGCAATGTAAGGCAGCTTGCACAGGATCATCTTGAACAGCACGGGGGCAGATGCCACTGCATCAGATGTCGTGAGGTAGGACACAATATGCTCAGAGGAAAAGAGCCGGACAGCGAAAATATCGGGATCACCGTTGAGAGTTACGGATGCTGCGGAGGAACGGAGCATTTCATTGCCTTTGAGGACACTGTCCAGGACATACTTATAGGTTTTATGAGACTGCGCTTCCCTAATGCACCGCACCGGGAGGAGCTTGTCAATGCTGCCCTGGGAAGGGAACTGCATGTATATGGCTCCATGGTCTCGGTTGGTGAGAAGGCCGGAAAGTGCGACTGGCAGCACAGGGGATATGGCCGGGAACTGGTTGCCCGTGCAGAGGAGATAGCTTCCGATTCAGGTTACAGCAAACTGGCTATCCTCAGCGGCATAGGAGTAAGAGGCTATTACAGGAAACTGGGCTATGAAACTGATGGTGTATACATGTCAAGGAAACTTGACTAA
- a CDS encoding DUF128 domain-containing protein, translating to MQKKSRIQFTSVKIEDLMFRTTFDPRTREGDLIVNLSLINSKDYDDVIKIFSMAMNSGLTVSPMIKVLHEGDKFGEMTIGKDEVGFATVCSITIDGVLLKAGVMIKPKFGGLVEIRDGLPVRFTNVLTYQSTTIDPLEVLMSQELTSVMEMLRTGTGKILANLREAPMIARDIIDSTLSDMVDAGITGILEVGEPNTRILDVPVERDHLGIVVIGGTNPMAIVQEHGIPIRTNAMSTLMSFSEMKHIREL from the coding sequence TTGCAGAAAAAGAGCCGTATACAGTTTACTTCTGTCAAGATCGAGGATCTGATGTTCAGGACTACCTTTGACCCCAGGACCCGGGAGGGAGATCTCATAGTCAACCTCTCCCTGATCAACAGCAAGGATTACGATGATGTCATCAAGATCTTCAGTATGGCAATGAACAGCGGTCTTACTGTGAGCCCCATGATAAAGGTCCTTCATGAAGGTGACAAGTTCGGTGAGATGACCATCGGGAAAGACGAGGTTGGCTTTGCCACAGTGTGCAGCATAACCATCGACGGCGTTCTTCTCAAAGCCGGCGTGATGATAAAGCCCAAGTTCGGCGGTCTGGTTGAGATAAGGGATGGTCTTCCGGTACGCTTCACCAATGTCCTCACATACCAGAGCACCACAATCGATCCCCTGGAAGTGCTTATGTCGCAGGAGCTCACATCCGTTATGGAAATGCTCAGGACAGGCACCGGCAAGATCCTTGCGAACTTAAGGGAAGCTCCCATGATCGCAAGGGATATCATCGACAGCACACTGTCCGACATGGTGGATGCAGGCATAACAGGCATCCTTGAGGTAGGAGAACCCAATACCAGGATACTGGATGTTCCAGTCGAGAGGGACCATCTGGGCATAGTGGTGATCGGCGGCACCAACCCGATGGCTATTGTCCAGGAGCATGGCATTCCCATAAGGACCAATGCAATGTCCACCCTGATGAGCTTCAGTGAGATGAAGCACATACGGGAATTGTAA